A single region of the Oncorhynchus kisutch isolate 150728-3 linkage group LG30, Okis_V2, whole genome shotgun sequence genome encodes:
- the LOC116358607 gene encoding ubl carboxyl-terminal hydrolase 18-like — MRGLINYGAYCSINSVVQVLCGTRELREFILQVDGQDPRSPNSVAVRLKCLIYDMTKGNASPCDPSLLVNAMTLYRGAPFDVQEDSDVVFKCIINALADDCGIAKRIGSLWDIENENRVRCLRCNTVQSTLNKSNTITVLIGDNLPTELQQYIKLYTDITFTTCDYHCTHCHTGTQIEITSKVVTLPQVVCMRIERVRNIGRDTTDIVKTGTRFAFPETLDLKYIMKDPEAPVATVYKLYAVVAHRGTHYCGHYTAYVRDDNNIWYLADDSHVRVCSWEDVKSTYEAGSMLYNGVAYMLMYHKQLPHCVT; from the coding sequence ATGCGCGGCTTGATCAATTACGGGGCTTACTGCAGCATCAACAGCGTTGTCCAAGTGCTGTGTGGGACACGTGAGCTACGGGAGTTCATTCTGCAGGTTGATGGTCAAGATCCCCGGTCTCCGAATTCGGTGGCAGTGAGGCTTAAGTGTCTCATCTACGATATGACCAAAGGCAACGCGTCACCGTGTGATCCGAGCTTACTAGTAAACGCAATGACATTGTACAGAGGAGCCCCTTTCGATGTTCAGGAGGACTCGGACGTGGTCTTCAAGTGCATCATCAACGCTCTAGCAGACGACTGTGGGATAGCTAAGAGGATAGGTTCTCTGTGGGACATTGAGAATGAGAACCGTGTGCGCTGCCTCCGTTGTAACACAGTCCAGTCCACACTCAATAAGTCCAACACGATCACCGTGTTGATAGGTGATAATCTCCCCACAGAGCTGCAGCAGTACATAAAACTGTACACTGACATCACGTTCACCACCTGTGACTACCATTGTACACACTGCCACACAGGAACTCAGATTGAAATCACCAGCAAGGTAGTGACATTGCCGCAGGTTGTGTGTATGAGGATCGAACGTGTTAGGAACATTGGCAGAGATACCACTGATATAGTCAAGACGGGCACAAGGTTTGCTTTCCCTGAGACACTGGACCTGAAATATATCATGAAAGACCCTGAAGCACCGGTAGCTACTGTATACAAGCTGTATGCTGTTGTAGCCCACCGTGGTACTCACTACTGTGGACATTACACAGCTTATGTGCGAGACGACAACAATATTTGGTATCTCGCAGACGACTCTCATGTCAGAGTGTGCTCTTGGGAAGATGTCAAGTCAACCTACGAAGCTGGATCTATGCTATACAATGGCGTAGCTTATATGCTCATGTACCATAAACAGCTACCCCACTGTGTGACATGA